In Thioclava sp. GXIMD2076, one DNA window encodes the following:
- a CDS encoding flagellar biosynthetic protein FliR translates to MIDLAAQVLDLTHQGFMIAFAVFLRVGAMVSVMPGFGESYLTTRVKLAMALAFTAVVAPAVSPDLMGLPHEIGLDVILPETAIGLLIGVIMRMFMYALQTAGMIIAQATSLAQMFGMGGESQPAVGFMLSMAGVALAFAMGLHVQAAELMIGSYQAFPFAQFPAPDLVRDWGVAGVAKAFRLAFSIAMPFVVLGLVYNAALGVINRAMPQLMVAMVGAPAITLGGILLMAVALPTGLVVWREAFGDFLFNPLSVMR, encoded by the coding sequence ATGATCGATCTTGCCGCGCAGGTGCTGGATCTGACCCATCAGGGCTTCATGATCGCGTTTGCCGTGTTCCTGCGGGTGGGGGCAATGGTCTCGGTCATGCCGGGCTTCGGTGAGAGCTACCTGACGACCCGCGTGAAACTGGCGATGGCGCTGGCCTTCACGGCAGTTGTGGCCCCCGCGGTCAGCCCCGATCTGATGGGCCTGCCGCATGAGATCGGTCTGGATGTTATCCTGCCCGAGACCGCGATCGGGCTGCTGATCGGGGTGATCATGCGGATGTTCATGTATGCGCTGCAGACCGCAGGAATGATCATCGCGCAGGCCACGTCGCTTGCGCAGATGTTCGGCATGGGCGGTGAATCCCAGCCGGCGGTGGGCTTCATGCTGTCGATGGCGGGGGTGGCGCTGGCCTTTGCGATGGGGCTGCATGTGCAAGCGGCCGAGCTGATGATCGGGTCCTATCAGGCCTTCCCTTTCGCGCAGTTTCCGGCCCCCGATCTGGTGCGTGACTGGGGCGTGGCAGGGGTGGCAAAAGCTTTCCGTCTGGCCTTCTCCATTGCCATGCCCTTCGTGGTTCTGGGGCTCGTCTATAACGCCGCGCTCGGGGTCATCAACCGCGCCATGCCGCAGCTGATGGTGGCGATGGTCGGCGCTCCCGCCATCACTCTGGGCGGGATCCTCCTCATGGCGGTTGCGCTCCCCACGGGGCTGGTTGTCTGGCGTGAGGCCTTCGGTGATTTCCTCTTCAATCCCCTGTCGGTGATGCGATGA
- a CDS encoding MlaD family protein, giving the protein MTEVPKPADLQKTQAKKPLWARLSLIWLVPIFALLVTGYVAWHTYSDRGALIYVDFKDATGITAGETVLKYREVTVGTVESVGFTNDLSGVRVGIRVHSDVSKYIDKDARFWIVKPEFSAQGISRLDTVLSGGFIQGYWDNKPNGAQSEFEGLDKAPVTEDPNSGTQIILRARDAGGLAEGAPVIYRGLTVGKIQNLRLDEGGSGVLIDAFINKPYNSRLTTTTRFWDASGISVNLGTSGVSVNMRSLASIVQGGVEFDTLATGGSFIQNGFPYRLFSDENEARNSIFGGEFFEPARYTLLFDEPVQGIEIGTKVEFRGVEAGEVTDLSIKVDEDSLGTKYARQQVVISLSPERLGLERNTDNDIVTQFLQNEVANGLRARITGSGLLGQTLVVELTDVPDRPQAEMDTSASPYPTIPTAPQTANSLATSAEGVFKRVESLPIEELMTSATQMFQSITAIAGQDRTKQIPDELAGTLGEIRSLVNDLNANDTGKKASDAIDNVSKAADSVMTQIDGLNDTLASADKAAQRISEMPLGEIGDKVDGILGDLRKMLNSQGAEDLPQNLSDTLNQLAQLLRELREGGVAEKLNGTLTAAQDAAGSIQSATDRLPALTKQLQDLTTQAQGLVGAYGDRSTFNSQVMDTLRDLRRTIDAVGSLARMIERNPQAFITGR; this is encoded by the coding sequence ATGACCGAAGTTCCCAAACCCGCCGACCTGCAGAAAACGCAGGCCAAGAAACCCCTCTGGGCCCGCCTGTCACTAATCTGGCTGGTGCCGATTTTCGCGCTGCTCGTCACGGGCTATGTCGCATGGCATACCTATTCCGACAGGGGCGCGCTGATCTATGTCGATTTCAAGGATGCCACAGGCATCACGGCCGGGGAGACCGTTCTGAAATACCGTGAAGTGACGGTCGGCACCGTTGAGTCCGTGGGTTTCACCAATGATCTCAGTGGTGTTCGCGTGGGGATCCGCGTCCATAGCGATGTCTCGAAATATATCGACAAGGATGCACGCTTCTGGATCGTCAAACCGGAATTCTCGGCACAGGGGATCTCGCGGCTCGACACCGTCCTCTCGGGCGGCTTCATTCAAGGATATTGGGATAACAAACCCAACGGTGCCCAGAGCGAATTCGAAGGTCTCGACAAGGCCCCGGTGACCGAAGACCCCAATTCGGGCACCCAGATCATCCTGCGCGCGCGCGATGCGGGCGGGCTCGCCGAGGGCGCGCCGGTCATCTATCGCGGCCTCACCGTCGGCAAGATCCAGAACCTGCGTCTGGACGAGGGCGGCAGCGGCGTGCTGATCGATGCCTTCATTAACAAACCCTATAACTCGCGCCTGACCACCACGACGCGGTTCTGGGACGCCTCGGGTATTTCGGTCAATCTCGGCACCAGCGGTGTCTCGGTCAACATGCGCTCGCTCGCCTCCATCGTGCAGGGCGGGGTCGAATTCGATACTCTGGCCACGGGCGGCAGCTTCATCCAGAACGGCTTCCCCTATCGCCTCTTCAGCGACGAGAACGAGGCCCGCAACTCCATCTTCGGCGGCGAGTTCTTCGAGCCCGCCCGCTATACGCTGCTCTTCGACGAGCCGGTGCAGGGCATCGAGATCGGCACCAAGGTCGAGTTCCGCGGCGTCGAAGCGGGTGAGGTCACCGACCTGTCGATCAAGGTCGACGAGGATAGTCTTGGCACCAAATATGCGCGCCAGCAGGTGGTTATCTCGCTCTCGCCCGAACGTCTGGGTCTGGAGCGCAACACCGATAACGACATCGTCACGCAGTTCCTGCAGAACGAGGTCGCCAACGGCCTACGCGCCCGCATCACCGGCAGCGGCCTGCTGGGCCAGACGCTCGTGGTCGAGCTGACCGATGTGCCGGACCGGCCGCAAGCGGAGATGGACACCTCCGCCTCGCCCTACCCGACCATCCCGACCGCACCACAGACGGCCAACTCGCTGGCCACCTCGGCGGAAGGCGTGTTCAAGCGGGTCGAGAGCCTGCCGATCGAGGAACTGATGACCTCGGCCACGCAGATGTTCCAGTCGATTACCGCCATTGCTGGTCAGGATCGCACCAAACAGATCCCCGACGAGCTTGCCGGCACGCTGGGCGAGATCCGCAGCCTCGTGAACGATCTGAACGCCAACGACACCGGCAAGAAGGCCTCGGATGCGATCGACAATGTCTCGAAAGCGGCCGACAGCGTGATGACCCAGATCGACGGGCTCAACGACACGCTGGCCTCCGCCGACAAGGCAGCACAACGGATCTCCGAGATGCCGCTGGGCGAGATCGGCGACAAGGTCGACGGTATTCTGGGCGATCTGCGCAAGATGCTGAACAGCCAGGGCGCCGAGGATCTGCCGCAGAATCTCTCGGATACGCTCAACCAGCTGGCACAGTTGCTGCGCGAGCTACGGGAGGGCGGTGTTGCCGAGAAACTCAACGGCACGCTGACCGCGGCACAGGATGCAGCAGGTTCGATCCAGTCGGCGACCGATCGTCTGCCCGCGCTGACGAAACAGTTGCAGGATCTGACGACGCAGGCGCAAGGTCTGGTGGGCGCCTATGGAGATCGCTCTACCTTCAACTCGCAGGTCATGGACACGCTGCGCGACCTCCGCCGCACGATCGATGCGGTCGGCTCGCTGGCGCGCATGATCGAACGTAACCCGCAAGCCTTCATTACGGGGCGCTGA
- a CDS encoding flagellar motor protein MotB, whose amino-acid sequence MSSGDNQAPIIIKRKKVSGGGGHHGGAWKVAYADFVTAMMAFFLLMWLLNATTEKQRKGIADYFNPTIAVNRISGGGDGSFGGDSVFSEETIAQMGTGASMNLPTEQRQAKGQNGSEAKDESDSAEFDQVAAKIEEALMGVGGESMVTDQLAKHIVTKVTDEGLIVEFFDLVDEPLFAPETGTPEPILEELVAMVSRVFTLVPNEVAINGFTRSYPEMLRTNPVWDLSTERVQQVRKLLQQDGFETKRIQRVTGFADRKPASDIPMSIRNNRLEIILLRN is encoded by the coding sequence ATGAGCTCTGGTGATAATCAGGCCCCGATTATTATTAAACGTAAGAAGGTGTCTGGCGGTGGCGGGCATCACGGCGGCGCATGGAAGGTCGCTTATGCGGATTTCGTGACCGCGATGATGGCGTTCTTCCTTCTGATGTGGCTGTTGAACGCGACAACCGAGAAACAGCGCAAAGGGATCGCGGATTATTTCAACCCGACGATTGCCGTAAACCGGATTTCCGGCGGCGGAGATGGTTCCTTCGGTGGCGATTCCGTTTTCTCCGAGGAGACGATTGCCCAGATGGGCACCGGCGCATCGATGAACCTTCCAACCGAGCAGCGTCAGGCCAAAGGCCAGAACGGTTCGGAGGCGAAGGATGAAAGCGATTCTGCCGAATTCGACCAGGTCGCGGCCAAGATCGAGGAAGCGTTGATGGGTGTGGGCGGCGAGTCCATGGTCACCGACCAGTTGGCCAAGCATATCGTGACGAAGGTCACCGATGAGGGGCTCATTGTCGAATTCTTCGATCTTGTCGACGAGCCGCTTTTCGCGCCCGAAACAGGAACACCTGAACCGATTCTCGAAGAGCTGGTCGCCATGGTTTCTCGTGTCTTTACGCTTGTGCCCAACGAGGTAGCAATTAACGGGTTTACCCGTTCCTACCCGGAAATGCTCAGAACAAATCCTGTCTGGGATCTTTCGACAGAGCGGGTGCAGCAGGTGCGGAAGCTTCTGCAGCAGGACGGCTTTGAAACAAAAAGAATCCAACGGGTTACAGGATTCGCAGATCGTAAGCCTGCCAGTGATATTCCGATGTCGATCCGGAATAACCGGCTGGAAATCATCCTTTTGCGTAACTGA
- a CDS encoding flagellar type III secretion system protein FlhB — translation MSGDSDESEKEYEATQQKLDRAREKGDLVKSAEMTVAASYAGVLLASYAFGGNTLMTLGSRLMDFLGKADMLQEQMDSGASTVAGAILGEVVTPLVMWFIVPMVLVLAALLVQKAIVFAPDKLMPKGSRINPLANAKQKFGPTGLFEFVKSFVKLVVVSVLLGWFISRHINRILISQRVGVDLATKDLMHIILEFLALVTLLAVVISTIDYLWQRYEFLKRQKMTRKELMDEMKSAEGDPHMKAQRRQRGVEIAMNQMMGEVPKADVVLVNPTHYAVALKWDRAAKRAPVCIAKGVDDIALKIREIAAENNIPIHRDPPTTRALYATLDIGDEIKTEHYKPVAAAIRFADKMRQRARQRRGA, via the coding sequence ATGAGCGGGGATTCAGACGAAAGTGAAAAGGAATACGAGGCCACACAGCAGAAGCTGGATCGGGCCCGCGAGAAGGGCGACCTTGTCAAATCCGCCGAGATGACCGTTGCGGCCTCTTATGCTGGCGTGCTGCTGGCATCCTATGCGTTCGGGGGCAATACGCTGATGACGCTTGGCTCCCGCCTGATGGATTTTCTGGGCAAGGCCGATATGCTGCAGGAGCAGATGGACTCGGGGGCCTCGACCGTTGCCGGAGCCATTCTGGGTGAGGTGGTGACGCCGCTGGTGATGTGGTTCATCGTGCCGATGGTGCTCGTTCTGGCGGCCTTGCTGGTTCAGAAGGCGATCGTCTTCGCACCGGACAAGCTGATGCCGAAAGGCAGCCGCATCAACCCGCTTGCCAATGCCAAGCAGAAATTCGGGCCGACGGGGCTGTTCGAATTCGTGAAAAGCTTCGTGAAGCTAGTGGTTGTCTCGGTTCTACTCGGTTGGTTTATCTCGCGTCATATCAACCGGATACTGATCTCGCAGCGGGTTGGCGTTGACCTGGCCACCAAAGACCTGATGCATATCATCCTCGAGTTTCTGGCGCTTGTGACGCTTCTGGCGGTGGTCATCAGCACGATCGACTATCTCTGGCAACGCTACGAGTTCCTGAAACGCCAGAAGATGACCCGCAAGGAACTGATGGACGAGATGAAATCGGCCGAGGGCGACCCGCATATGAAGGCACAGCGCCGTCAGCGCGGGGTCGAGATCGCGATGAACCAGATGATGGGTGAAGTGCCGAAGGCCGATGTGGTTCTGGTCAACCCGACCCATTATGCCGTCGCGCTCAAATGGGACCGCGCGGCCAAGCGTGCGCCGGTCTGCATCGCCAAAGGGGTGGATGATATCGCGCTGAAGATCCGCGAGATCGCCGCCGAGAACAATATTCCGATCCATCGCGATCCGCCGACCACGCGCGCGCTTTACGCGACGCTCGATATCGGGGACGAGATCAAGACCGAGCATTACAAGCCGGTGGCAGCGGCGATCCGCTTTGCGGACAAGATGCGCCAGCGCGCGCGGCAGAGGAGGGGCGCATGA
- a CDS encoding PqiC family protein yields MKPTTLSCIAAALVALAACSNPLDTAQYAIDPPTAKDTLPDRLGRAELREISLPDYASGQEIAFQTADGALRSSPDNIWADAPRRSMTLALARQISEMSGATVVAEPWPLASEPQRRIEVRVERFIAAADGAVHLDGVYYVSPASYSASGGDTVHRFAIAVPMNGPTGKDADPGLIARTQSAALSQLAAQIAQLK; encoded by the coding sequence ATGAAACCAACGACCCTATCGTGCATCGCCGCCGCGCTTGTGGCACTTGCGGCCTGCTCCAACCCGCTGGATACGGCGCAATATGCCATCGATCCGCCCACGGCCAAGGACACGCTTCCCGACCGTCTGGGCCGCGCCGAACTGCGCGAGATCTCCCTGCCCGATTACGCCTCGGGTCAGGAGATCGCCTTCCAGACGGCAGATGGCGCGCTGCGCTCGAGCCCCGACAATATCTGGGCAGATGCGCCGCGCCGGTCGATGACGCTGGCGCTGGCACGCCAGATCTCCGAGATGTCGGGCGCCACCGTCGTGGCGGAACCCTGGCCACTGGCCTCGGAGCCGCAACGCCGGATCGAGGTGCGTGTAGAACGGTTCATCGCCGCAGCCGATGGGGCCGTGCACTTGGACGGGGTCTATTATGTCTCGCCCGCCAGCTATTCCGCCTCGGGCGGGGACACGGTGCACCGTTTCGCCATCGCGGTGCCAATGAATGGCCCCACCGGCAAGGATGCCGATCCCGGTCTGATCGCCCGCACCCAGAGTGCCGCTCTCAGCCAGCTGGCGGCACAGATCGCCCAACTCAAATAG
- the flhA gene encoding flagellar biosynthesis protein FlhA yields the protein MKLTIAQIFQPTILLALALMAVIVMMILPVPSWVLDLGLAVSFAIAILIFTVTLFIERPLDFSSFPTVLLTSMMLRLSLNVSSTKLIIGQGHTGTGAAGGVIEGFANFIMGGSVLIGLVVFCVILIVNFIVITKGAGRMAEVGARFALDAMPGKQLAIDADMSAGAIDHAEARARREREQKETTFFGSLDGASKFVKGDAVAGLMITLLNMIVGLTIGMAVHGMPLMSALETYAILTVGDGLVSQIPAVIISIATAILLSRGGASGTADSDLFGQLSKYPPALITVGVLMALFALVPGLPFTPFMLGAAALGGSAFYLHKKTRKEEAKAAMRVPPPEPKKKKSMGDVLDVDDIHVEFSADLVAMALDPATGLDVRINNMRNHVASSFGLILPEIRLTDDSTLAPGEYRIRIQGVEQARDRLYPEKVLALLADNAELLPKGENVREPVYGAPARWVPQDAQEEAALSGSTVVSPTEVLATHLLEVIKSNFGRLMTLRALRRLLEEVGNLSDPARGEANRRILDELVPDKVSIDMLLAVLRLLLEERVSIRNLLLIVEAIAEARGMSSPEMITEHVRQRLGFQLVAEYRREDGTLPLLQLAPEWEETFSAYQLPDNNGNGDIALPPEKFSRLVNNIAERIARVGEQGVFPAIVTSARRRRYIKTVLGAKGIAAPVLSFEEIGLDAKPAMLGVVPV from the coding sequence GTGAAACTCACCATCGCGCAGATCTTCCAGCCGACGATCCTTTTGGCCCTCGCCCTGATGGCGGTCATCGTTATGATGATCCTTCCGGTGCCGTCATGGGTGCTGGATCTGGGGCTGGCGGTATCCTTTGCCATCGCCATCCTGATTTTCACCGTGACGCTGTTCATCGAGCGGCCGCTCGATTTCTCGTCCTTCCCGACGGTCCTGCTGACATCGATGATGCTGCGGCTCTCGCTCAACGTCTCCTCGACCAAACTGATCATCGGGCAGGGTCATACCGGCACCGGCGCCGCAGGCGGCGTGATCGAGGGCTTTGCGAACTTCATCATGGGCGGCTCGGTCCTGATCGGCCTTGTGGTATTCTGCGTGATCCTGATCGTGAACTTCATCGTGATCACCAAGGGCGCGGGCCGGATGGCCGAGGTGGGCGCCCGTTTCGCACTCGACGCGATGCCGGGCAAGCAGCTGGCCATTGATGCCGATATGAGCGCCGGTGCTATCGATCACGCCGAGGCGCGCGCACGGCGCGAGCGCGAGCAGAAGGAGACGACCTTCTTCGGCTCGCTCGATGGGGCCTCGAAATTCGTGAAGGGCGATGCGGTTGCGGGTCTGATGATCACGCTGTTGAACATGATCGTCGGCCTGACCATCGGCATGGCGGTGCACGGGATGCCGCTGATGAGCGCGCTCGAAACCTACGCGATCCTGACCGTGGGCGATGGTCTGGTCAGCCAGATCCCCGCCGTCATCATCTCCATCGCCACCGCGATCCTTTTGTCGCGTGGCGGCGCAAGCGGCACGGCCGATAGCGATCTGTTCGGCCAGCTCTCGAAATATCCGCCGGCGCTGATCACCGTGGGAGTGCTGATGGCGCTCTTCGCTCTGGTGCCGGGCCTGCCCTTCACGCCCTTCATGCTGGGGGCTGCCGCGCTGGGAGGTTCGGCCTTCTACCTGCACAAGAAAACCCGCAAAGAGGAGGCGAAGGCCGCAATGCGCGTGCCGCCGCCCGAACCCAAGAAGAAAAAATCCATGGGTGATGTGCTGGATGTGGATGATATCCATGTCGAGTTCTCCGCCGATCTGGTGGCGATGGCGCTTGATCCTGCCACCGGCCTTGATGTGCGGATCAACAATATGCGCAACCATGTGGCCTCGAGTTTCGGGCTTATCCTGCCCGAGATCCGGCTGACCGACGATTCCACACTGGCGCCCGGTGAATACCGTATCCGTATTCAGGGGGTCGAGCAGGCGCGTGACAGGCTCTATCCGGAAAAGGTGCTGGCGCTTCTGGCCGATAATGCCGAACTGCTGCCCAAGGGTGAGAATGTGCGCGAGCCGGTCTATGGCGCGCCCGCGCGCTGGGTGCCGCAGGATGCACAGGAAGAAGCGGCGCTCAGCGGGTCGACGGTGGTGAGCCCGACCGAGGTGCTGGCGACCCATCTCCTCGAGGTTATCAAATCGAATTTCGGCCGTCTGATGACGCTCAGGGCGCTTCGCCGGTTGCTCGAAGAGGTGGGCAATCTCAGCGATCCGGCACGAGGCGAGGCCAACCGCCGTATCCTCGACGAGCTGGTTCCCGACAAGGTGTCCATCGACATGCTTCTGGCCGTTCTGCGGCTGCTCCTGGAAGAGCGGGTGTCGATCCGCAATCTCCTCCTGATCGTCGAGGCGATCGCCGAGGCTCGGGGCATGTCCTCGCCCGAGATGATCACCGAGCATGTGCGCCAGCGTCTGGGCTTCCAGCTTGTGGCTGAATACCGGCGAGAGGATGGCACGCTGCCGCTTCTGCAGCTGGCCCCCGAATGGGAAGAGACCTTCAGTGCCTATCAGCTGCCGGACAATAACGGGAATGGCGATATCGCGCTGCCGCCCGAGAAATTCTCGCGGCTGGTCAATAACATCGCCGAACGGATCGCGCGGGTGGGCGAGCAGGGCGTGTTCCCGGCCATCGTGACCTCGGCGCGCCGGCGGCGCTATATCAAGACCGTGCTCGGAGCAAAGGGCATTGCCGCGCCTGTTCTGTCCTTCGAGGAAATCGGTCTGGATGCGAAACCCGCAATGCTCGGGGTGGTGCCGGTATGA
- a CDS encoding paraquat-inducible protein A, which translates to MTEDHSKLMACPHCDTLHHLSDLEENERATCACCGTLLIAPRHRSFLHVVALSFTAMILMVAAFCFPFLEISTRGLSHESSVLGAAAAFSGGWFALLSAATVGVIIGVPVFRFGALIYVLLPLSFGHKPWPKARGIFRLAERLQPWSMAEIFIIGTAVALVKVGGLATISFGPAFWAFCALIIVMALKNSFMSKWVIWDAIGKN; encoded by the coding sequence ATGACGGAAGATCACAGCAAGCTGATGGCTTGCCCGCATTGTGATACGCTGCACCATCTCTCTGACCTCGAGGAGAATGAACGCGCGACCTGTGCCTGCTGCGGCACGTTGCTGATCGCTCCGCGCCATCGGTCCTTCCTGCATGTCGTCGCACTGTCCTTTACCGCCATGATCCTGATGGTTGCGGCATTCTGCTTTCCGTTTCTCGAGATTTCCACGCGCGGGCTCTCGCATGAAAGCTCCGTCCTCGGCGCCGCAGCCGCCTTCTCGGGCGGCTGGTTCGCCCTCCTTTCGGCCGCGACGGTGGGGGTGATTATCGGGGTTCCCGTCTTCCGCTTCGGCGCGTTGATCTATGTCCTGCTGCCGCTCAGCTTCGGACATAAGCCATGGCCAAAGGCCCGCGGCATTTTCCGTCTGGCCGAGCGTCTGCAGCCATGGTCCATGGCCGAGATCTTCATCATCGGTACGGCTGTCGCACTTGTCAAAGTCGGTGGCCTGGCCACCATCTCCTTCGGGCCCGCCTTCTGGGCCTTCTGCGCGCTGATCATCGTTATGGCGCTAAAAAACAGCTTTATGAGCAAGTGGGTAATATGGGACGCCATCGGGAAGAACTGA
- a CDS encoding paraquat-inducible protein A encodes MGRHREELKYLSATDAGLIGCRQCGRVWPEDHARCERCGARLHPVSLKSLDKVWAYWWAGLIAYIPANIYPIMHTKFLGSDTPSTIIGGVLTLVGHHSYGIAAIVFVASVCIPIAKFIAVAYLALSVKSGTAQPNASSDGHKRLVLYEIVEFIGRWSMIDVFVVAILSALVQLGFVASIHPGSAAAAFALSVAFTMLSAQSFDPRLIWRSVERPSSE; translated from the coding sequence ATGGGACGCCATCGGGAAGAACTGAAATATCTGTCTGCGACGGATGCAGGGCTGATCGGGTGCCGTCAATGTGGCCGTGTCTGGCCCGAGGACCATGCCCGTTGCGAGCGCTGCGGTGCGAGACTGCATCCGGTCAGTCTCAAATCCCTCGACAAAGTCTGGGCCTATTGGTGGGCGGGGCTCATCGCCTATATCCCCGCCAATATCTACCCGATCATGCACACGAAATTCCTTGGTTCGGATACGCCCTCCACCATCATCGGGGGGGTGCTGACGCTTGTCGGCCACCATAGTTACGGCATCGCGGCCATCGTCTTTGTCGCCTCGGTCTGTATCCCGATCGCGAAATTCATTGCCGTCGCCTATCTGGCCCTCTCGGTGAAATCCGGCACGGCACAGCCGAATGCCTCCTCGGACGGGCACAAGCGGCTCGTTCTCTACGAGATTGTGGAGTTCATTGGCCGCTGGTCGATGATCGACGTCTTCGTTGTGGCGATCCTCTCCGCCCTCGTCCAGCTGGGCTTCGTGGCCTCCATCCATCCGGGCTCGGCCGCCGCCGCCTTTGCCCTGTCCGTGGCATTCACCATGCTCTCGGCCCAAAGTTTCGATCCACGCCTGATCTGGCGTAGCGTAGAAAGACCCAGTTCCGAATGA
- a CDS encoding flavin reductase family protein, whose protein sequence is MTESDRIDAAIGAAEESGSVQLANPADIRSLRTALGRFATGVTVVTARRDEPEAAPLGIVANSFASVSLDPPLVLWSPARASVRHAHFTAAKAFSIHVLHDGQADLISRFGRDGKGFDGLPHGFNAENVPVLDSYHARFDCMTETMHEGGDHTIIIGRVLRFASGTGEPMLFAHGKFGKFESL, encoded by the coding sequence ATGACGGAAAGCGATAGAATAGACGCAGCGATTGGGGCAGCTGAAGAGAGCGGGAGCGTCCAGCTGGCAAATCCGGCGGATATCCGGTCGCTGCGAACGGCTCTGGGGCGCTTTGCGACCGGCGTGACCGTGGTCACCGCGCGCCGCGACGAGCCGGAGGCTGCGCCTTTAGGGATCGTGGCCAATAGTTTCGCCTCCGTGTCGCTCGATCCGCCGCTTGTGCTGTGGTCTCCGGCGCGGGCCTCGGTGAGGCATGCGCATTTCACCGCCGCCAAGGCCTTCTCGATCCATGTGCTGCATGACGGGCAGGCCGATCTGATCTCGCGCTTCGGGCGCGACGGGAAGGGGTTCGACGGGCTGCCGCATGGGTTCAATGCCGAGAATGTGCCGGTTCTGGACAGCTATCATGCGCGTTTCGACTGTATGACAGAGACGATGCATGAGGGCGGCGACCATACGATCATTATCGGACGCGTCCTGCGCTTTGCCAGCGGAACGGGTGAGCCGATGCTCTTTGCCCATGGCAAATTCGGCAAATTCGAAAGCCTGTGA
- a CDS encoding flagellar hook-basal body complex protein has product MSISSSLNAGVAGLAANSTKLSAISDNIANSSTYGYKRVNTEFESMVISSTAGSYSAGGVTATTNRLIDERASLVSTSNALDLAVTGRGFLPVTTATAVENGTEDQTLMMTTTGSFSTDEDGILRTESGLVLLGWPATADGTIPSYPRDSTAGLEPIVINPNQTAGDPTTEINMGVNLPAVDTEADATGEAQTLSVEYYGNLGTSETLEVTFTPTVPSAGASNEWTMEIRDSAIDTSTDPDANIVGTYTLQFADDRINGGTLSDVTRTSTAGTDWDATTGIITVEVEGGPIEINLGTQYGTNGLTQLSDTFSPSSVTRDGSPVGSLTSVEVDENGYVNATYDTGFIRTIYQIPMVDVPNANGLTALDSQTFQVSGESGGFFLWNAGDGPTGGIEGYAREGSAVDVAKELTDLIQTQRAYSSNAKVIQTVDEMLQETTNIKR; this is encoded by the coding sequence ATGTCGATTTCCTCCTCGCTTAATGCAGGCGTTGCCGGCCTGGCAGCGAACTCTACCAAGCTCTCGGCAATCTCGGACAATATCGCCAACTCGTCGACCTACGGGTACAAGCGCGTGAATACCGAGTTCGAAAGCATGGTCATTTCTTCAACCGCGGGCTCTTATAGCGCCGGGGGTGTGACCGCCACGACCAACCGCCTGATCGATGAACGTGCGAGCCTTGTCAGCACGTCGAACGCACTTGATTTGGCCGTGACTGGCCGCGGCTTCCTTCCGGTGACCACGGCGACGGCTGTCGAGAACGGAACTGAAGACCAGACCTTGATGATGACAACGACCGGCTCGTTCTCGACCGATGAGGACGGTATCCTGCGGACTGAATCCGGCTTGGTTCTGCTTGGCTGGCCCGCAACTGCAGACGGGACTATCCCGAGCTATCCGCGCGATTCGACCGCGGGTCTTGAACCGATCGTCATCAACCCGAACCAGACTGCGGGTGACCCCACGACCGAAATTAATATGGGCGTGAACCTTCCGGCCGTTGATACCGAAGCCGATGCGACGGGCGAAGCCCAGACGCTGTCGGTTGAATATTACGGCAACCTCGGCACTTCCGAGACGCTGGAAGTGACCTTCACACCCACTGTGCCCTCTGCAGGCGCGTCGAACGAGTGGACGATGGAAATCCGCGATTCGGCGATTGATACCAGCACGGATCCTGATGCGAATATCGTGGGAACCTACACGCTGCAATTTGCGGATGACCGGATCAATGGCGGGACGCTGTCTGATGTAACGCGCACGTCGACCGCGGGCACGGATTGGGATGCAACGACCGGTATCATCACGGTCGAAGTCGAGGGGGGGCCGATCGAGATCAACCTCGGCACGCAATATGGCACGAATGGCCTGACGCAGCTGTCCGATACGTTCTCGCCGTCTTCGGTGACCCGCGACGGTTCGCCTGTAGGCAGCCTGACCTCGGTCGAGGTTGACGAAAACGGGTATGTGAATGCGACCTATGACACCGGCTTCATTCGCACGATCTACCAGATCCCGATGGTTGATGTGCCGAATGCCAATGGTTTGACCGCACTCGATAGCCAGACCTTCCAGGTTTCGGGCGAATCGGGCGGCTTCTTCCTGTGGAATGCAGGGGATGGCCCGACCGGCGGCATCGAGGGGTATGCCCGTGAAGGGTCCGCCGTTGATGTGGCCAAAGAACTGACGGACCTGATCCAGACGCAGCGTGCCTATTCGTCCAATGCGAAGGTCATCCAGACCGTGGACGAGATGCTGCAAGAAACCACCAATATCAAACGCTGA